GAGTGTGCGCTACGCTCAATCTCGCTCTTAAGCTCACGCTCAAATGTGCTTCTGTTATAAAGCTGTGATAAGAAGTCGTAGCTTGCACGCTCGGAAAGCTGAAGCTCAAGCTTCTTTTCGCTGTCTATGTCGGTTACGACACCGATAACACGGAGCGGTTCGCCAAGACGGTCGGTAACGCAGAGCGCATGGATAGAGAACCATAACAGGCTTCCGTTTTTTGTAGTCATCTGATACTCGCCGCTGTGACCTGTTCTGTTCTTGAGCAGTGTGCTTATATCACGCTTATAGATTTCGGCATAGTCCTCCGTCATTATCTTATCAAGGAACTTACCGTTTGCAAGCTGAGCTTCTGACGGGTCTATGTCGAACTTCTCCTTGAAGTTATCCGAAACGTACATTGTTTCCTTGTGGAAATCCCACTCGAACAGCATATTGTCCGAAATGTCAGAAATCGTTCTGTGAAGCTCCTCAGACATACTTACGTCATCGAGCATATTGTTGAACAGCTCGGAAATATCCTTGAACTCATTGTGTGTCTTTATATCAAGACGCTTGTCACGGTCGCCCTCCTGTATCTCACGGGCAACCTTTACCATCTCGTTCATCGGGTTTACGATAGACTTTGTGATAAGAATACCGAGAAGTGCGCATATAACAGCAAGAGCCACCATAACACCGAGCGATATTGCAAGAGGAACTGTAATCTGCGACATTGCCATATTCGCAGGGTAAACGCTTACCCACTTCCAGTTTGACGTGGACGCACCTGTGAAATAATTGTAGCAGCCGAGCTTGCCGCCTGCGTTATAGTCAACGTTATTTTCAGCCGATGTGGGCTTAGTTGTGGACTTCATAACATCTATTATTCCGCTGTCGGAAATATCATCTATCTTCTGTACGGCGGTACCCTCGTAATTCAGCACGCATCCTGTGCCGTCGGTTACGGAAAGATAGCCCTTGCCTTCGCCGTATGACGACTTAGACAGTATTTCGCTTATCTTTGAAAGGTCTATAATCTCTATGGCGAATCCGTCGATATTATTAAGGCCGTCCGCATCTATGCTCTTTGCAACGTAGAACACGCTTGTTTCGTAGTCCTCGTTGTTCATATAGATCTTTGAAATCTTTGTCGAGCCTTCGGAATAGCCCTCAAGCTCCTCGAAGCCGAAGAAGCTCTCCTTCATGCCCTGTATATCCTCATATTCGTAAACAATATTGCCGGAGGAGTCGGTTATCACAAGGTTCTTGAAGCCGCTGTTTCTGTCAGCGATATTCTCGGCAATGAGAGAAAGCATTGACTTTGCGTCATCGCCCTGACCGCTCTGTGCAAGCGTTCCTGCAGGCCTGCTTAATGAAAGATAAGCAACATCGGATATACACTCGTTTATGTACTGATTGATTATCTCCTGCTGAGCCGCACCTGCCGCTCTTGCGAACTGGCTTACCGAATTTGCGGCAAAGCCCGTCATACTGAAATATCCCACTATGCCGACTATCAGCATCGGTATTACGGCGAAAGCCGTAGTGAGTATGCGTAAAGTCGTTTTAATCTTTAATGACTGCATTTTATAAAACCTCCGAAACCCTTAAATTCAATATCAATCAACCGTTTCACATTTTTATGTTAAATTCTGTCAAAACATATCACGCTTTTCACGTTCCTTCTGCAGCATTTCAAACTGTAGCTTGTAGATATATCTTGAAATA
This window of the [Eubacterium] siraeum genome carries:
- a CDS encoding diguanylate cyclase gives rise to the protein MQSLKIKTTLRILTTAFAVIPMLIVGIVGYFSMTGFAANSVSQFARAAGAAQQEIINQYINECISDVAYLSLSRPAGTLAQSGQGDDAKSMLSLIAENIADRNSGFKNLVITDSSGNIVYEYEDIQGMKESFFGFEELEGYSEGSTKISKIYMNNEDYETSVFYVAKSIDADGLNNIDGFAIEIIDLSKISEILSKSSYGEGKGYLSVTDGTGCVLNYEGTAVQKIDDISDSGIIDVMKSTTKPTSAENNVDYNAGGKLGCYNYFTGASTSNWKWVSVYPANMAMSQITVPLAISLGVMVALAVICALLGILITKSIVNPMNEMVKVAREIQEGDRDKRLDIKTHNEFKDISELFNNMLDDVSMSEELHRTISDISDNMLFEWDFHKETMYVSDNFKEKFDIDPSEAQLANGKFLDKIMTEDYAEIYKRDISTLLKNRTGHSGEYQMTTKNGSLLWFSIHALCVTDRLGEPLRVIGVVTDIDSEKKLELQLSERASYDFLSQLYNRSTFERELKSEIERSAHSKVAVLFIDVDDFKFINDRFGHSVGDEVIKYVAGCIKQRVKGSGFAGRFGGDEFVLCITDPKQIEEIESLSLDLIDELYEGYHSELANVSINVKASIGIAFYPEHGDDSNKVVAAADEAMYFVKKNGKANYHIYQPEDSEMEDLQHTL